In the Theobroma cacao cultivar B97-61/B2 chromosome 1, Criollo_cocoa_genome_V2, whole genome shotgun sequence genome, one interval contains:
- the LOC18613707 gene encoding uncharacterized protein LOC18613707 — protein MAINHFILVLISLSCLFSFSASSPAPSPASAPFPSEIQSFNFPEPEGQKHEQELTILPVSADPSLQRICGDTDHPIECLTTTVPFLGDDVKIEPVSILKVGLEAMGNKTREALAEASLLLLDPSTQEAVASCLETCIDSYNAILDTNQKALEAIAIRDLYQLSMELSSNVENVHACSDAFEEAELESPIKEIDALLEKMISNSLAIGIDMVHF, from the coding sequence ATGGCGATCAACCATTTTATCCTTGTGCTCATCTCCCTCTCCTGTCTCTTCTCCTTCTCTGCTTCTAGCCCTGCCCCTTCGCCAGCTTCTGCTCCATTTCCATCCGAAATTCAGTCTTTCAACTTTCCTGAACCTGAAGGGCAGAAGCATGAACAAGAACTTACTATATTACCCGTCAGCGCCGACCCTAGCCTTCAGCGAATCTGTGGAGACACTGACCACCCCATCGAATGTCTAACGACAACGGTTCCATTCCTAGGAGACGACGTTAAGATCGAACCAGTTTCTATCCTTAAAGTTGGGCTCGAAGCTATGGGTAACAAAACCAGGGAagccttggccgaggcatcatTGCTCTTGCTGGATCCCTCTACCCAAGAAGCCGTTGCTTCCTGCCTTGAAACATGCATCGACAGCTACAACGCCATTCTCGACACCAATCAGAAAGCTCTTGAAGCCATCGCCATTCGCGACCTCTACCAGTTGAGCATGGAGCTAAGCTCAAATGTGGAGAATGTACACGCCTGTTCGGATGCCTTCGAAGAAGCTGAACTCGAGTCGCCAATCAAGGAGATTGATGCATTGCTGGAAAAGATGATTAGCAACAGCTTGGCCATTGGCATCGACATGGTCCACTTTTAG
- the LOC18613708 gene encoding proline-rich receptor-like protein kinase PERK3, which produces MSVFALSNPSGALGNVCSFLVKVMVVLSCAISVSNADITRNLLQWPAQSPTRVPESAPAVSDRPLPLNRPHQKHFSPRSAPTLVAPAQPPLYGPLITSSHPPTSSRLSKPLMKRSASVPPGADLPNIAPTQISPGTIPAGLAQPPLSPEVSYCCKPDSILKQGTHGCHCVYPIKLDLLLLNVSQNWNGFLPELAAQLDLLPNQIEIINFYVPSLSRLNISMDITPHTGISFSASEASKIKSLLVMHRVLFDPNVVGDYKILNFTWFEPPVPSPAPVVVSEPVEAPAHQSSYSTSLSPSNKGKHSNLILIFGISAGILVFAIISVLIICSCTFREGKPKASLKESVKPRTIDAVARAGSLPHPSSTRFLQYEELKEATNNFAPASILGEGGFGRVFKGVLSDGTAVAIKRLTSGGAQGDKEFLVEVEMLSRLHHRNLVKLVGYYSSRDSSQNLLCYELVPNGSLEAWLHGPLGVNCPLDWDTRMKIALDAARGLAYLHEDSQPCVIHRDFKASNILLENNFHAKVADFGLAKQAPEGRTNCLSTRVMGTFGYVAPEYAMTGHLLVKSDVYSYGVVLLELLTGRTPVDMSQPSGQENLVTWARPILRDKDRLEELADPRLGGKYPKEDYVRVCTIAAACVAPEASQRPTMGEVVQSLKMVQRVTEYQDSMLSISNNRPNQRQSSTTFESDETSSMFSSGPYSGLSAFDNDNISRTAVSSEDLHEGR; this is translated from the exons ATGTCGGTTTTTGCTCTTTCAAATCCCAGTG GAGCATTGGGAAATGTCTGTTCCTTTTTGGTGAAAGTTATGGTTGTTCTGAGTTGTGCAATTTCCGTCTCCAATGCTGATATTACCAGAAATTTACTCCAATGGCCAGCACAATCTCCAACCAGAGTGCCTGAGAGTGCACCAGCCGTTTCTGATCGGCCCTTGCCTTTGAATAGACCACaccaaaaacatttttcaccACGTAGTGCACCAACCCTTGTAGCACCAGCCCAACCTCCTCTTTATGGTCCATTGATAACTTCCAGTCACCCTCCGACCAGTTCACGTTTGTCAAAACCATTGATGAAGAGGAGTGCATCAGTGCCTCCTGGTGCGGACTTGCCAAATATTGCCCCTACACAGATCAGTCCTGGTACAATTCCTGCTGGTTTAGCTCAACCACCATTGTCTCCTGAAGTGTCCT ATTGTTGCAAACCAGattcaattttgaaacaagGGACTCATGGCTGCCATTGTGTATATCCCATTAAGCTTGACCTTCTCCTTTTAAATGTCTCACAAAATTGGAATGGTTTCCTACCCGAGTTAGCTGCTCAGCTTGATCTGCTGCCTAATCAAATTGAGATTATCAATTTTTATGTCCCCAGTTTATCAAGATTAAATATCTCAATGGATATTACTCCACACACAGGGATCAGTTTCTCTGCCAGTGAAGCatctaaaataaaatctttactTGTGATGCATAGGGTTCTTTTTGACCCAAATGTAGTTGGAGATTACAAAATCCTTAATTTTACATGGTTTGAGCCTCCAGTGCCTTCCCCag CTCCAGTTGTGGTTTCAGAACCTGTAGAAGCGCCAGCACATCAATCCTCCTATTCTACATCACTCAGCCCTTCAAACAAGGGGAAACACTCGAATTTgattcttatttttggtattTCTGCTGGCATACTGGTTTTTGCTATAATATCTGTGCTTATAATTTGTTCGTGCACATTCCGTGAGGGAAAGCCTAAAGCATCTCTGAAGGAATCTG TAAAGCCAAGAACTATAGATGCAGTTGCACGAGCAGGGTCTCTACCCCACCCAAGCAGTACACGGTTTTTACAGTATGAAGAACTTAAAGAAGCAACAAACAACTTTGCACCTGCGAGCATACTGGGGGAGGGTGGGTTTGGCAGAGTTTTCAAGGGTGTTTTAAGTGATGGTACAGCTGTAGCGATTAAAAGGCTTACCAGTGGAGGGGCCCAAGGAGATAAAGAGTTTTTGGTTGAAGTTGAGATGCTTAGCAGGTTGCATCATCGTAATCTTGTGAAACTTGTAGGTTACTATAGCAGTCGTGACTCTTCACAAAACCTACTTTGTTATGAGCTTGTTCCAAATGGAAGCTTAGAAGCCTGGCTCCATG GCCCTTTGGGAGTAAATTGTCCTCTGGACTGGGACACCAGAATGAAGATTGCACTTGATGCTGCAAGAGGACTTGCATACCTGCATGAGGACTCACAACCATGTGTTATCCACAGAGATTTCAAAGCGTCCAATATATTACTTGAGAACAACTTTCATGCTAAAGTTGCTGACTTTGGCCTTGCCAAACAAGCACCTGAAGGCAGAACAAATTGCCTGTCTACTCGTGTAATGGGCACGTTTGG GTATGTAGCCCCTGAGTATGCTATGACTGGACATCTACTGGTAAAAAGTGATGTTTACAGCTATGGAGTTGTACTTCTTGAGTTACTCACTGGAAGGACGCCTGTAGATATGTCACAACCATCAGGGCAGGAGAACCTTGTCACTTGG GCGAGGCCAATTCTGAGAGACAAAGACCGGCTGGAAGAGCTTGCTGATCCAAGGCTTGGAGGGAAGTACCCGAAGGAAGATTATGTACGGGTTTGCACAATTGCAGCTGCTTGTGTTGCTCCTGAGGCAAGTCAAAGGCCCACAATGGGTGAAGTGGTTCAGTCATTAAAAATGGTGCAGCGTGTTACAGAATATCAGGATTCAATGCTATCCATTTCCAACAACCGTCCCAATCAGAGACAGTCCTCCACTACTTTTGAGTCTGATGAGACATCTTCGATGTTCTCTTCTGGTCCTTACTCTGGTCTAAGTGCCTTCGACAATGACAACATCTCGCGGACAGCAGTTTCTTCTGAAGATCTTCATGAAGGACGATGA